The Methylobacterium currus genome contains a region encoding:
- a CDS encoding D-alanine--D-alanine ligase family protein gives MTEKTRVAVLYGGRSGEHEVSLRSAASVIRHLDRDRFEVIPVSIDKAGRWQRHDLRRITQTGDESLAIPPESPEIRLAQGSGGRAAVVALDGEPARAEIDVVFPVLHGPLCEDGTLQGLLELTETAYVGSGVMASAVGMDKDVTKRLAGLAGIPIAPYRAFTRRAYERGAVSLDDIAASLTLPVFVKPCNMGSSVGIHKVKAWADLPAALADAFRYDVKVLVEQGIDAREVEVAVLDGDPPFVSVASELNPQPHHDFYSYAAKYLDPEGASVDLPANIAPEQMERVRALALQAFEALECSGMARVDFFLDRRSGDFYLNEVNTLPGFTSISMYPQMMEASGIPYPELLTRLVDLALERHRTRRGLKRDFAG, from the coding sequence ATGACCGAGAAGACCCGCGTCGCCGTCCTGTATGGCGGCAGATCCGGCGAGCACGAGGTCTCGCTGCGTTCCGCCGCCTCGGTGATCCGCCATCTCGACCGCGACCGATTCGAGGTGATCCCGGTCAGCATCGACAAGGCCGGGCGCTGGCAGCGCCACGACCTGCGCCGGATCACCCAGACCGGGGACGAGAGCCTGGCGATCCCGCCGGAGAGCCCCGAAATCCGCCTGGCGCAAGGGAGCGGCGGGCGCGCCGCCGTGGTCGCGCTCGACGGCGAGCCGGCACGCGCCGAGATCGACGTGGTGTTCCCGGTCCTGCACGGGCCGCTCTGCGAGGACGGGACCCTGCAGGGCCTGCTGGAGCTGACCGAGACCGCCTATGTCGGCTCGGGCGTGATGGCCTCGGCGGTCGGCATGGACAAGGACGTCACCAAGCGGCTCGCCGGCCTCGCCGGCATCCCGATCGCGCCCTACCGCGCCTTCACCCGCCGCGCCTACGAGCGCGGCGCGGTCTCCCTCGACGACATCGCGGCCTCCCTGACGCTCCCGGTCTTCGTCAAGCCCTGCAACATGGGCTCCAGCGTCGGCATCCATAAGGTCAAGGCCTGGGCCGACCTGCCCGCCGCCCTCGCCGACGCCTTCCGGTACGACGTCAAGGTGCTGGTCGAGCAGGGCATCGACGCCCGCGAGGTCGAGGTGGCGGTGCTCGACGGCGATCCGCCCTTCGTCAGCGTCGCGAGCGAGCTGAACCCGCAGCCGCACCACGATTTCTACTCCTACGCCGCCAAGTACCTCGACCCCGAGGGCGCCAGCGTCGACCTGCCGGCCAATATCGCGCCCGAGCAGATGGAGCGGGTGCGCGCGCTCGCGCTCCAGGCCTTCGAGGCGCTCGAATGCAGCGGGATGGCCCGCGTCGACTTCTTCCTCGACCGGAGAAGCGGCGACTTCTACCTCAACGAGGTCAACACCCTGCCGGGCTTCACGTCGATCAGCATGTACCCGCAGATGATGGAGGCCTCCGGAATCCCCTATCCGGAGCTGCTGACCCGTCTGGTCGACCTGGCGCTGGAGCGGCACCGGACGCGGCGGGGGCTGAAGCGGGACTTCGCGGGGTGA
- a CDS encoding LysR family transcriptional regulator, giving the protein MELRHLRYFVAVADSLSFTAAAERLGVSQPPLSQQIRDLEAELGTALLWRTSRSVALTPAGTAFLVRARRILAEVEEASGEARAVGAGRTGTLDLGLTGSILAGPLGRLIRCFGERYPDVLVRLHEMPPGEQPAALHAHRTDLCFLRRPPDDPTLRVVRAWPEAVGVALPAGHPLADRAAIALGDLSGEPFVSLRLRDSRFATYLREACLAAGFAPRIMQQVVESASLVNLVAAGLGVALVPDSIGALKRPDIAYRPLAGPAPVADVCALYRAPAGAVTENFLGLLRDELGGPSGGSAAP; this is encoded by the coding sequence GTGGAATTGCGGCACCTGCGCTACTTCGTGGCGGTGGCGGACTCCCTGAGCTTCACCGCGGCGGCGGAGCGCCTGGGCGTCTCGCAGCCGCCGCTGAGCCAGCAGATCCGCGACCTCGAGGCGGAGCTGGGCACCGCCCTCCTCTGGCGCACCAGCCGCAGCGTCGCTCTCACCCCCGCCGGCACCGCCTTCCTCGTCCGGGCGCGGCGCATCCTGGCGGAGGTGGAAGAGGCCTCCGGCGAGGCCCGGGCGGTCGGGGCCGGGCGCACCGGCACCCTCGATCTCGGGCTCACCGGCTCGATCCTGGCCGGGCCCCTCGGGCGGCTCATCCGGTGCTTCGGCGAGCGCTACCCCGACGTGCTGGTGCGCCTGCACGAGATGCCGCCGGGCGAGCAGCCGGCGGCGTTGCACGCCCACCGCACCGATCTCTGCTTCCTGCGCCGGCCGCCCGACGATCCCACCTTGCGGGTGGTGCGGGCCTGGCCCGAGGCGGTCGGCGTCGCCCTGCCGGCGGGCCACCCTCTGGCGGACCGCGCCGCGATCGCCTTGGGCGATCTCTCCGGCGAGCCCTTCGTCTCGCTGCGCCTGCGGGATTCGCGCTTCGCCACCTACCTGCGGGAGGCCTGCCTCGCGGCCGGCTTCGCGCCGCGGATCATGCAGCAGGTAGTCGAATCGGCCTCGCTCGTGAACCTCGTGGCGGCGGGCCTCGGCGTCGCCCTGGTGCCGGACTCGATCGGCGCCCTGAAGCGGCCGGACATCGCCTACCGCCCCCTCGCCGGACCGGCCCCGGTCGCCGATGTCTGCGCCCTCTACCGGGCGCCGGCCGGCGCCGTGACGGAGAATTTTCTGGGCCTGCTGCGCGACGAACTCGGCGGCCCCTCAGGGGGCTCGGCCGCCCCGTAG
- a CDS encoding allantoate amidohydrolase encodes MQHDRPPIDPSLGQTSLGQMSLGTAVMARLDDLARFSADADGLTRLYLTPAHAGAARQVAAWMEEAGMSTRLDAAATVVGRYEAATPSAPTLLLGSHIDTVRHAGRYDGNLGVVTAIAAVKVLHEAGERLPFAVEVLAFGDEEGVRFPVTLTGSRALAGLVRPDALACCDRDGVSLAQALRDFGCDPDGVSGLARDPAAVLGYLEVHIEQGPVLEEAELPVGIVTAIAGASRLVVTVEGRAGHAGTVPMGLRHDALAAAAEMVLAIEAEAKANPDLVATVGQIEVPRGAVNVIPALTRFSLDLRSPSDAVRHAALAHLHAAFDAIAERRGVRVSAQGSYDEPAVACAPGLMDAVADGISRLGLRPLSLASGAGHDGLALAGLCPIGMIFVRCAGGLSHSPAESVTAADVDVATRLLVDVLRHLRPESLRPESLARLSL; translated from the coding sequence ATGCAGCACGACCGGCCGCCCATCGACCCGTCCCTCGGCCAAACGTCCCTCGGCCAAATGTCCCTCGGCACTGCCGTGATGGCGCGCCTCGACGACCTCGCGCGCTTCAGCGCCGATGCGGACGGGCTCACCCGCCTCTATCTCACCCCCGCCCATGCGGGGGCCGCCCGGCAGGTGGCGGCCTGGATGGAGGAGGCCGGCATGTCGACCCGGCTCGACGCTGCCGCGACGGTGGTCGGCCGCTACGAGGCCGCGACTCCGTCCGCCCCGACCCTGCTCCTCGGCTCGCATATCGACACCGTGCGCCATGCCGGCCGCTACGACGGCAATCTCGGGGTCGTGACGGCGATCGCCGCCGTCAAGGTGCTGCACGAGGCCGGGGAGCGCCTGCCCTTCGCGGTCGAGGTGCTGGCCTTCGGCGACGAGGAGGGGGTGCGCTTCCCCGTCACCCTGACGGGCTCGCGGGCGCTGGCCGGGCTCGTCCGGCCCGACGCCCTCGCATGCTGCGACCGCGACGGGGTGAGCCTGGCGCAGGCCCTGCGCGACTTCGGCTGCGACCCCGACGGCGTGAGCGGGCTCGCCCGCGATCCGGCCGCGGTGCTCGGCTACCTCGAGGTCCATATCGAGCAGGGGCCGGTCCTGGAGGAGGCGGAGCTGCCGGTCGGCATCGTCACCGCCATCGCCGGGGCGAGCCGCCTCGTCGTCACGGTCGAGGGCCGGGCGGGCCATGCCGGCACGGTGCCGATGGGCCTGCGCCACGACGCCCTGGCGGCGGCGGCCGAGATGGTGCTGGCGATCGAGGCCGAGGCCAAGGCAAACCCGGACCTCGTCGCCACGGTGGGCCAGATCGAGGTGCCGCGGGGCGCCGTCAACGTCATCCCGGCGCTGACCCGGTTCAGCCTCGACCTGCGCAGCCCGAGCGATGCCGTGCGCCACGCGGCCCTCGCGCACCTGCACGCCGCCTTCGACGCCATCGCCGAGCGCCGCGGCGTGAGGGTGAGCGCTCAAGGCAGCTACGACGAGCCCGCCGTGGCTTGCGCGCCCGGGCTGATGGACGCCGTCGCCGACGGCATCTCGCGCCTCGGGTTGCGCCCCCTGTCCCTGGCGAGCGGGGCCGGCCATGACGGCCTGGCGCTGGCCGGCCTGTGCCCGATCGGCATGATCTTCGTGCGCTGCGCCGGCGGGCTCAGCCATTCCCCGGCCGAATCCGTCACCGCGGCCGATGTCGACGTGGCGACGCGCCTGCTCGTCGACGTGCTGCGCCATCTGCGCCCCGAATCCTTGCGCCCCGAATCCTTGGCCCGGCTCTCGCTTTAG